In a single window of the Mesoplodon densirostris isolate mMesDen1 chromosome 16, mMesDen1 primary haplotype, whole genome shotgun sequence genome:
- the VPS37D gene encoding vacuolar protein sorting-associated protein 37D: MYRARAARAGPEPGSPGRFGILSTGQLRDLLQDEPKLDRIVRLSRKFQGLQLEREACLASNYALAKENLALRPRLEMGRAALAIKYQELREVAESCADKLQRLEESMHRWSPHCALGWLQAELEEAEQEAEEQMEQLLLGEQSLEAFLPAFQRGRALAHLRRTQAEKLQELLRRRERSGQPAPTAAADPPKSFPAAAVLPTGAARGPPAVPRSLPPLDSRPVPPLKGSPGCPLGPAPLLSPRPSQPEPPHR; encoded by the exons ATGTACCGGGCCCGGGCGGCGCGGGCGGGGCCGGAGCCCGGCAGCCCTGGGCGCTTTGGGATCCTCAGCACCGGGCAGCTCCGGGACCTGCTTCAGGATGAGCCCAAGCTGGACCGGATCGTGCGGCTCAGCAGGAAG TTCCAGGGCCTGCAGCTGGAGCGCGAGGCATGCCTGGCCTCCAACTACGCTCTAGCCAAGGAGAACCTGGCACTGCGGCCCCGCCTGGAGATGGGCCGCGCTGCCCTGGCCATCAAGTACCAGGAGCTTCGGGAGGTGGCCGAGAGCTGTGCAGACAAGCTGCAGCGACTGG AGGAGAGCATGCACCGCTGGAGCCCCCACTGTGCGCTGGGCTGGCTGCAGGCTGAGCTGGAAGAAGCTGAGCAGGAGGCTGAG GAGCAGATGGAGCAGCTGCTGCTGGGGGAGCAGAGCCTGGAGGCTTTCCTGCCCGCCTTCCAACGAGGCCGTGCCCTGGCCCACCTGAGGCGGACCCAGGCGGAGAAGCTGCAGGAGCTGCTGAGGCGCCGGGAGCGGTCTGGCCAGCCAGCCCCCACTGCTGCTGCGGATCCCCCCAAATCCTTCCCTGCTGCCGCTGTCCTGCCCACTGGGGCCGCCCGGGGGCCACCAGCAGTGCCCCGGAGCCTGCCCCCCTTGGACTCCCGCCCAGTGCCCCCGCTGAAGGGCTCCCCCGGGTGCCCTCTaggcccagcccctctgctgaGCCCTCGGCCCTCGCAGCCAGAGCCCCCCCACCGGTAG